Part of the Ignavibacteriales bacterium genome is shown below.
ATCTCTCGAAAACGAGGAGCTCGCCGGGACTTTCTTTTATGTCTCGAGTCGTCCAGCCTGCAACTTTTTCGCAGGAGGAGTCGTCTCACAGTAGGATAGTGTAATTTGTGCTTTTTCCGGAATGCCGGCAGGTATTCCTCGCTGCGGCCAAGAAACGGTTGCTGAAAGCCAACGGAAGAACGAAGGAATTGCATATGGCAGACCCGAAAAGACTCCGAGCCATTATTGTAGACGATGAGTCCCCGGCGCGGAACAAGATCCGCGAATTGCTGAAAGCCGAATCAGACATAGATGTGGTTGACGAATGCGCGAATGGAAGGGAGGCGGTACAATCGATTACCGCCAACTCGCCCGACCTGGTTTTCCTCGACATTCAAATGCCCGAGCTTGACGGTTTCGGTGTAATTGAGGCAATCGGACCGGAACACCTCCCCGCTGTGATCTTCGTGACAGCGTATGATCATTATGCGGTGCAGGCTTTTGAAGTTCATGCTGTGGACTATCTGTTGAAGCCTTTTGATCGGCAGCGTTTTCAAACGGCGCTGAACCGCGTCAGGGAACACCTGGAACCCAACCGCCGGGATGAGTTGAACCAGCAATTGGATACGCTTCTCCGGCAAATCAAAGGGCCGAAGAAACAGGCAGACAGATTGATTGTAAAATCAGGCGGCCGGGTCTTCTTCCTGAAGAACGATGAGATCGACTGGATTGAAGCCGCCGGCAACTATATCCGGCTGCACGTTGGTACCGAAACGCACTTGCTGAGAGAAACCATGAGTGCCATCCAGAAGAAACTCGATCCGGCGCTCTTTATACGTATTCACCGGTCGACTTTTGTGAACATAGAAAAAGTCAAGGAACTCCAGCCCTGGTTTCATGGCGAGTACGTGGTCATCATGCGGGATGGGACGCAGCTGACGATGAGCAGGAGCTACCGCACGAATCTTCCCGACCTCTTGGGCACAACGCTCTAGCGGTTCTGTTTTTTGAGTATTGGTGGTGCAAGTCCAAAAAAAAGCCGTCCCGATTCCCGGGACGGCTTTTGCTTTAGCACGGACAGCTTACTGATTCCACAAAGGATTGCGGGCTTTTTCAGCCGATGAAATTGGAAAATTCTGCCACATACCAGCAAGGTGCATCTTACCAAACCGTCGCTGGTCAATCAGCCGATTGCCTCTCAGCATCAACTCTTTGTCTCTTTCAACAAAGATGCTATAGGAGGTGGCGGTGACGGGATCGGCGAGCGTGATCGTGGTAGTTCCTGCAAGAGCCGAGACCGGCAGCTTCGTTGTTGCGTCAATCCTTGAAGCCCGCACTTCGTTGATCAGCGTCAGAGCGTTTCCAGCCATCGCGCCACGAACCACTAACTCAGCCTTCATGAGATTGTTTTCCTGCCAATCGATGACTTCGATCGGGGTCTCCGTGACCTTATCAGGCTGCATGATGTACTTGAGTTGGCGGTAGAACAAGAATCCGCCCGTCCCGGTCCTTTGAGTAATTATAACCCGGGCTGACTCCGTTGGATCTTTTGTCAGATAAGCATAGAACCGAGGATCGACGCTGAACTGGGTCCGGGTCTCTCCGGCAGAGCCTCTCCAGAGGTTGTCATTTGTGGCGTTGTATTTTGCCGTAAGCGGATTGTCTCCCTTGATGAGTCCGAGTTGAACGTACGTCGCAGCATTGGCATAGTCACCCAGGAACAAATATGCCCTTGCGATGAGCGAATTAGCGACTTTTTTCTCGTATGCGCTTGTTGTATGGTTGATAGCTTCTTTCCATTTCGCGATCGCATCCTGGTAAAGTTGTGCAGATGGAACAAAGCGACTGAGATTCATCGGGGACCCGCCGGTCGTCTGGTCTTTGCCAAAATAGGCTGCGACGAAGTAGCGACCAACACCACCATAGAGATTTGCGTTATATAATCCACGCTCTTTGACGGTGTTATCGGAGAACGTAATGAGGTTGTTGATGCGGAAGATAAGCGTATCCGCCAACTGGCGAAGCTCATGGGCAAGAGTGAACATACCAGCCGCTTCTTCGCTGTCCATCGGGTTGCCGTTGTCGGTATTTTGATATGAACTAAACGTTGCCTGTGAATTGCGCATGTCAAAGAGGAGTTCATCTGACAGGCCGCCGACATTCAAGGTGAGATCATCGATTGTGTAGGACAACTGATCCTGAAGACCGACAACAAAGCCATCAACGTACTTCTGCTGGTTAAGGTCGGTATCCTTCGTCATGTTGTAGTAAGGTTCAATATTCGACACGTAGTCTTCACAGGACGTGACGACTACAGCGCTGAGTACACACACAAGGATTATTAGTTTTTTCATGTTCAATTCTCCATTCTCAGGTTAGAAGGTAAACCGTAGCCATGCGTTGTAGGTCCGTGGTTGTGGAAGAGTTGCGAACTCCGAAGACGAGGTGCTCAAGTCTCCACCACCGGTGTTTACCTCCGGATCCAGGGGGAATTTTGTCCATTTGAAGGCGTTGCGCACAGTGAAACCACCCTGAACGCCGCTGATATAGCTAACCGGCATGAATTCCTTCATGAGATCAGTAAAGTTGTAGCTTAAGCTGATTTCCCGAATCGACAGAAGGTCTGCCGGATATATGAAGTTGGCATAATAGCTGGAGTTCATTTTGGCATATTTATTGGCCGCATCAACATACTCCGGAGTTCCGACTGCATACGTTGGAGCGTCGACCTGGACGTTGTTGGTCGTGATGATGGCGGGCATGGCGATGCCGAGGTTCTTCCTCAGCATGAGATACGGCATGTACGAGTAGGCAGCGATCGCACGGCGGATCGTGTAACTCCAGGCGTGATGCCCAAGCGCCCATTCAGTCATTGCGTAGAACTGGAAATCCTTCAGGAATCGGAAATTGACCGTGAGAGATCCGGTGTGCTTCGGAATCGGGTTCGCTTCGAGATCTTGATAGGTCGAAGTTACGTCGACGCCCTTGTATGTTCCGTCAGCATTGAACGTAGCACCGTTGACTTTGTAATCGTAGAACTGATACTTCGGCAAGCCGGGTTTTATTACGTTCTCGAACCCCGTGAGAATCTGGGTTGTTGTTCCAAGGTCCCTCACTTCGTTTGTTTGATAATTCCAGATAAGAGACAAATTGAGATCGTAATTGGCTCCCCTGATCGGATTGAATTGGAGGAGGGACTCGAGTCCCTGGCCCCAAACGGAACCAACGTTGTAAGGAAATGTATACCCACCCAAACCGGTTGATGGTGCAAATGCCGAACGAACGATTGATTTCGTCGCATCCGATCGGTAGAACGTCAATTCGAGCGAGAACATGTTCAGAAACTCGGCGTCGATGCCAACCTCGAACTCTTTGATACGCTCGGGTTCGATCTCCGGATTACCCATCATGTTGAACATAATACCGGATCCGGCACCGCCAGCAACAGTTCTGTACATCAGCGGCAATCCATCGGTGTTGTTCGGGAGCTGCCCGGATTCGCCGTAAGCGCCTCGAAGTTTCAGCATGGTAATATCAGCGGGA
Proteins encoded:
- a CDS encoding LytTR family DNA-binding domain-containing protein; the encoded protein is MADPKRLRAIIVDDESPARNKIRELLKAESDIDVVDECANGREAVQSITANSPDLVFLDIQMPELDGFGVIEAIGPEHLPAVIFVTAYDHYAVQAFEVHAVDYLLKPFDRQRFQTALNRVREHLEPNRRDELNQQLDTLLRQIKGPKKQADRLIVKSGGRVFFLKNDEIDWIEAAGNYIRLHVGTETHLLRETMSAIQKKLDPALFIRIHRSTFVNIEKVKELQPWFHGEYVVIMRDGTQLTMSRSYRTNLPDLLGTTL